In Gemmatimonas sp. UBA7669, one genomic interval encodes:
- a CDS encoding RNA polymerase sigma factor produces the protein MIDATQQEDARLDGMLIEQWKAGDQRAATLLVERHAEALARFAAKLGVRDEIDEVVQDTFVRAFAALDQFRSDSSLRTWLFTIERRLIIDRRRGEARRSGTVELQDADAVTGFDALDSLMADELSQRVTQALSRLTRLQREVFLLRVQEGRSYRDIAEILDTSEGSARVHYHNAMRAVKEFLDD, from the coding sequence ATGATCGACGCCACCCAACAGGAGGATGCCCGGCTTGACGGCATGCTCATCGAACAGTGGAAGGCTGGCGACCAGCGCGCGGCGACGCTCCTCGTGGAGCGGCACGCTGAGGCGTTGGCGCGCTTCGCCGCCAAGCTGGGGGTGCGCGATGAGATCGACGAAGTGGTGCAGGACACGTTTGTGCGGGCGTTTGCTGCGCTGGACCAGTTTCGGTCGGACAGCTCGCTGCGCACCTGGCTTTTCACCATCGAACGCCGGTTGATCATCGACCGGCGACGCGGTGAGGCAAGGCGGTCGGGCACTGTGGAGTTGCAGGACGCCGATGCCGTGACGGGCTTCGACGCTCTCGACTCGCTGATGGCGGATGAACTGTCGCAACGGGTGACCCAGGCGCTCTCGCGCCTGACCCGGCTGCAACGGGAGGTGTTCCTGCTGCGCGTGCAGGAAGGCCGGAGTTACCGGGATATCGCCGAGATCCTCGACACCAGCGAGGGGTCGGCCCGGGTGCACTACCACAACGCGATGCGGGCGGTAAAGGAGTTTCTCGATGACTGA
- a CDS encoding glycerophosphodiester phosphodiesterase, with the protein MAHRGASRDATENTLRAFALALDQGADGIELDVHATRDGVCVVHHDAQLPASNGRRDAIADLTWTELADRRLSSGDPVPTLAAVFDLVGARATMYVEVKGRGIEALVASVLDAYPQVDSAVHAFDHRIPVALKARRPSTPIGLLSTSYPLSLDGVLAGSAARTLWQHVDQIDEALVHAVHARGLELMAWTANDIPHARLLAAWGVDGLCTDLPGAMRAALAG; encoded by the coding sequence GTGGCCCATCGCGGAGCCTCGCGGGACGCCACGGAGAATACCCTGCGCGCCTTTGCGCTGGCCCTTGACCAGGGGGCCGACGGCATCGAACTGGACGTGCACGCCACCCGCGACGGCGTCTGTGTGGTGCACCACGACGCCCAACTGCCTGCCTCAAACGGACGACGGGATGCCATCGCCGACCTGACCTGGACCGAACTCGCCGACCGCCGACTGTCGTCAGGGGATCCTGTGCCCACGTTGGCCGCCGTGTTCGACCTGGTCGGGGCGCGCGCCACCATGTACGTGGAAGTGAAGGGACGAGGCATCGAGGCCCTGGTGGCGTCCGTGCTGGATGCCTATCCGCAGGTGGACAGCGCGGTGCACGCCTTCGACCATCGCATCCCGGTGGCGCTCAAGGCGCGGCGCCCGTCCACACCCATTGGCCTGCTCAGTACGTCCTACCCGCTGTCGCTGGATGGGGTGTTGGCCGGCAGCGCTGCCCGCACGCTGTGGCAGCACGTGGACCAGATCGACGAGGCCCTGGTTCACGCCGTCCACGCCCGCGGTCTCGAGCTCATGGCTTGGACGGCAAACGACATCCCCCACGCGCGCCTGTTGGCGGCGTGGGGGGTGGACGGTCTGTGTACGGACCTGCCGGGCGCTATGCGTGCGGCGTTGGCGGGCTAG
- a CDS encoding TonB-dependent receptor plug domain-containing protein — MAGAARSTAHAQGQTPPRPPADSAAVADSIVRARILARTDSVRQAILADSIKSPLTRYETPMRETEERLRFTGREILSSGAVNLADLLDRVPGVSTFRSGWMAGLHVATYLGDARRVRLFIDGLEVDAIDVRNGGAVDLTDIQLWAYDEIVIERAPSEVRVWMRTASVVKTTPFTRVDIFTGDLNTNGFRGLFARRWRNGLMLQLGGQQVATQTGRVSAFGAPAGQTTQLRSDGSVQSFSGRFGWARNKWSVDAYGSNVARERDSHTPREDFDSLPSYKGQRREGYVRVGYGDTLRGFWAQAVSGALRVRMQGDSGATSSDDGSAGGEDGADSTETDTTVVSLDTLRSQTQHLVAVGYRASWWNASYTHRARPMDGALRHAPALRVGATWRIFDASAYAERNGRDSTDRTDLRLRARPFPWLQLSAAHSTRSPDDTTGRPQSSALRAEGAVRIGQLWVGGGLVREDATQFDNLVLVGAPARVLANAASTGVLVNARGRLYKDLRLDVQTIRWDKAQFTTPQTHVRVELALISDWLSRFPKGEFSVNTRLIYDRRGGVPFFYGENDEGLDLRVTEPAQVVTGMLELRIQRAILFYQYRNLTGGQYEQIRGITMPSAVQMYGVRWEFWN, encoded by the coding sequence ATGGCCGGCGCTGCCCGAAGTACGGCCCATGCGCAGGGGCAGACGCCCCCGCGTCCACCGGCTGACAGTGCGGCGGTGGCCGATTCCATCGTGCGCGCGCGCATCCTCGCACGCACCGACAGTGTGCGGCAGGCCATTCTTGCGGACTCCATCAAGTCGCCGTTGACGCGTTACGAAACGCCGATGCGCGAGACCGAGGAGCGTCTGCGCTTCACAGGGCGCGAGATTCTGTCGAGTGGGGCGGTAAACCTCGCCGATCTGCTCGATCGTGTGCCGGGTGTCAGCACCTTTCGCAGTGGCTGGATGGCCGGCCTGCACGTGGCCACCTACCTGGGCGATGCCCGTCGCGTTCGTCTCTTCATCGATGGCCTGGAAGTCGATGCCATCGACGTGCGCAATGGCGGTGCGGTGGATCTCACCGACATCCAGCTGTGGGCGTACGACGAGATCGTGATCGAGCGCGCGCCCAGTGAAGTGCGCGTGTGGATGCGCACGGCCTCAGTCGTGAAAACGACGCCGTTCACCCGCGTCGACATCTTCACGGGTGACCTCAACACCAACGGCTTCCGCGGGCTGTTTGCCCGACGCTGGCGCAACGGTCTCATGCTGCAACTGGGCGGGCAGCAGGTCGCCACGCAGACCGGTCGCGTCTCCGCATTTGGCGCACCAGCCGGACAGACCACACAGTTGCGAAGCGACGGCAGTGTGCAGTCGTTCAGCGGTCGTTTCGGATGGGCGCGCAACAAGTGGAGCGTGGACGCCTACGGCAGCAACGTGGCGCGCGAACGCGACTCGCACACACCGCGCGAAGACTTCGACAGTCTGCCGTCCTACAAGGGCCAGCGCCGCGAAGGCTATGTGCGCGTGGGTTACGGCGACACGTTGCGGGGCTTCTGGGCGCAGGCCGTCAGCGGTGCGCTGCGCGTGCGCATGCAGGGCGATAGTGGCGCCACGTCGTCGGATGACGGATCGGCAGGAGGGGAGGACGGCGCCGATTCAACGGAGACCGACACCACTGTGGTCTCGCTGGACACGCTACGCTCACAGACGCAGCACCTGGTGGCGGTTGGGTACCGCGCTTCATGGTGGAACGCGTCATACACGCATCGTGCGCGCCCCATGGACGGTGCACTGCGGCATGCGCCCGCGCTGCGCGTAGGTGCCACCTGGCGCATCTTCGACGCTTCGGCGTATGCGGAGCGCAATGGGCGCGACAGCACCGATCGCACCGACCTCCGGCTGCGTGCCCGGCCATTCCCGTGGCTGCAGCTTTCGGCGGCGCACAGCACGCGATCGCCCGACGACACCACGGGCCGACCACAGTCCAGCGCACTGCGCGCCGAGGGCGCTGTGCGGATTGGCCAGTTGTGGGTGGGTGGCGGTCTGGTGCGCGAAGACGCCACGCAATTCGACAATCTGGTGCTCGTGGGTGCGCCGGCCCGGGTGCTGGCCAACGCCGCATCAACCGGTGTGCTGGTCAACGCGCGTGGCCGCTTGTACAAGGATCTGCGCCTCGACGTGCAGACCATTCGCTGGGACAAGGCCCAGTTCACCACGCCGCAAACGCACGTGCGCGTGGAGTTGGCACTCATCAGCGACTGGCTGAGCCGCTTCCCCAAGGGTGAGTTCAGCGTCAACACGCGACTCATTTACGATCGACGTGGCGGGGTGCCGTTCTTCTACGGCGAAAACGACGAAGGCCTCGATCTGCGCGTCACCGAGCCGGCCCAGGTGGTCACCGGGATGCTGGAGCTCCGCATTCAACGCGCCATCCTGTTCTACCAGTACCGCAACCTGACAGGCGGCCAGTACGAGCAGATCCGCGGCATCACCATGCCGTCGGCCGTGCAGATGTATGGCGTGCGCTGGGAGTTCTGGAATTGA
- a CDS encoding leucyl aminopeptidase, protein MPLSFSLTHAAAASLETSLLAIVLPSDVSWNASWQSVLEPLDTQLHGTLSRSLTRRDFRGGRDETLLLAGGDTGVQRVLLVGRGAAPLSRSVARRAAAVAARAVNKLGVPEMTCWIPGSEGDVAAIEGLAIGAAAGSWQYAELLTPPAEKDRRARVERVVLLTADTDDARRALAAGEALAAGQDLAKRLGQMPGNYCTPETFVEVGRDIASRHGMHLTVMGRSDMADAGMGSFLSVAQGTSQEPRLVVLEHRGGPADQQPVVLIGKGLCFDTGGISIKPAPEMEWMKFDMSGAGGVMGAMEAIGRMQLPVNVVGIVGSTTNMPSGEAVKPGDVVRASNGKTIEIINTDAEGRLVLADLLVYARRFNPAVAIDAATLTGAIVIGLGHNAVGVFGPEQAVVDEVLAAGEAAGEPGWALPMWDDYREQIKSDVADVKNTGGRAAGSITAALFLQEFVDGFPWVHLDVAGTAYSQADLGWIPRGPTGTPVGTFVEFVRARVS, encoded by the coding sequence ATGCCGCTTTCCTTCTCGCTTACCCACGCCGCTGCGGCGTCGCTCGAGACATCGCTGCTGGCGATTGTGCTGCCATCCGATGTGTCGTGGAACGCGTCGTGGCAGTCCGTCCTCGAGCCACTTGATACCCAGCTGCATGGCACGCTGTCGCGCAGTCTGACGCGTCGGGACTTTCGCGGCGGACGGGATGAAACGCTGCTGCTTGCCGGCGGCGACACGGGGGTGCAGCGCGTGCTGCTGGTGGGACGCGGTGCGGCGCCGCTGAGCCGAAGCGTGGCGCGCCGCGCAGCCGCCGTGGCCGCGCGTGCGGTCAACAAGTTGGGCGTGCCCGAGATGACTTGCTGGATACCCGGTAGTGAAGGTGACGTGGCCGCCATTGAAGGCCTGGCCATTGGCGCCGCCGCCGGGTCCTGGCAGTACGCAGAGTTGCTCACGCCACCGGCGGAAAAGGATCGGCGCGCTCGCGTGGAGCGCGTGGTGCTGCTGACCGCTGATACCGACGACGCGCGCCGCGCCCTGGCCGCCGGCGAGGCGCTGGCCGCCGGACAGGACCTGGCCAAGAGGCTCGGACAGATGCCGGGCAATTACTGCACACCGGAAACGTTCGTGGAAGTCGGCCGCGACATTGCCTCGCGACACGGCATGCATCTCACGGTCATGGGCCGATCCGACATGGCCGACGCGGGCATGGGCTCGTTCCTGTCGGTCGCGCAGGGTACGTCGCAGGAGCCGCGCCTCGTGGTGCTGGAGCACCGCGGTGGCCCGGCCGATCAGCAGCCGGTCGTGCTCATCGGCAAGGGGCTGTGCTTCGACACGGGCGGCATCTCCATCAAGCCCGCTCCCGAGATGGAGTGGATGAAGTTCGACATGTCGGGCGCTGGCGGTGTGATGGGCGCCATGGAAGCCATCGGTCGGATGCAGCTGCCGGTGAACGTGGTGGGCATTGTGGGGTCTACCACCAACATGCCAAGCGGAGAAGCGGTGAAGCCGGGCGACGTGGTGCGTGCGTCCAACGGCAAGACCATCGAAATCATCAACACCGACGCAGAGGGCCGTCTCGTCCTGGCCGACCTGCTCGTGTACGCCCGGCGCTTCAATCCGGCGGTGGCCATCGACGCGGCCACACTCACCGGGGCCATCGTGATTGGCCTGGGCCACAATGCCGTGGGGGTATTCGGGCCGGAGCAGGCAGTGGTGGACGAAGTCCTGGCGGCCGGTGAGGCCGCTGGTGAGCCGGGTTGGGCGCTACCCATGTGGGATGACTACCGCGAGCAGATCAAGTCCGACGTGGCCGATGTGAAGAACACGGGTGGCCGCGCCGCCGGCTCCATCACGGCGGCGCTGTTCCTGCAGGAGTTCGTGGACGGATTCCCCTGGGTGCATCTCGACGTGGCCGGCACGGCCTACTCGCAGGCCGATCTGGGTTGGATTCCGCGGGGCCCAACCGGTACGCCGGTGGGCACCTTTGTTGAATTCGTCCGGGCCCGGGTGTCTTGA
- a CDS encoding zf-HC2 domain-containing protein, whose protein sequence is MTECRSPELQDLLPDYAAELLNETQMAQLAEHVASCTPCADDLELLRVVQRVRPVVAMPDVARIVAALPAPPRAVDPVADPMVRDISTAPSMRTPSVRPRRVSGARGLMERVPSLRIAAVLGVLLAGAASVIVARQGVRAFDGSGTVVAAESLMTISALPDSESLAVAQPSVDLPAPDVSVSYGDLGNYTDEELQRMLDRLEAWDGAPNSEPMPSGLANALGGGPR, encoded by the coding sequence ATGACTGAGTGTCGCAGCCCCGAGCTGCAGGACCTGCTCCCCGATTACGCGGCGGAGTTGCTGAACGAAACGCAGATGGCGCAGCTGGCCGAGCATGTGGCGTCGTGTACGCCCTGCGCGGACGATCTGGAGCTACTGCGGGTCGTGCAGCGCGTGCGTCCGGTGGTGGCCATGCCTGACGTGGCACGCATCGTGGCCGCCTTGCCGGCGCCGCCGCGAGCGGTCGATCCGGTTGCCGATCCGATGGTTCGCGACATCAGCACGGCGCCGTCCATGCGGACGCCGTCGGTTCGCCCACGCCGTGTGAGTGGTGCCCGTGGTTTGATGGAACGCGTGCCCTCGCTGCGCATCGCCGCCGTCCTGGGTGTGCTGCTGGCTGGCGCGGCGTCTGTCATCGTGGCGCGGCAGGGCGTGCGGGCCTTCGACGGCTCCGGCACGGTGGTGGCCGCCGAGAGCCTCATGACGATCTCCGCCTTGCCGGACAGCGAGTCGCTGGCCGTGGCGCAGCCGTCGGTCGATCTGCCGGCGCCGGATGTGTCCGTGTCGTACGGAGACCTGGGCAACTACACCGACGAAGAATTGCAGCGCATGCTCGACCGGCTTGAAGCCTGGGATGGCGCGCCCAACTCGGAGCCGATGCCGTCCGGGCTTGCCAATGCCCTCGGCGGGGGCCCGCGATGA
- a CDS encoding YicC/YloC family endoribonuclease yields the protein MIRSMTGYGQAEGTVGALRVHVDVRTVNHRFFSPSIKLPGAFGRWEADVREAMRLKVSRGHVTLTARSERTTESALGVDEARFAAAVDQLRTLLTRHALSGGVDLATVLRMPDVLAAPREDDTSGTSAELLAIVDRALDGLARSRSEEGLRLAAVLHERLALMEQAMQRIAERAPERLIAHRDRLRLAVKELTDGLQVDEARLAQEIAILADRMDVAEELDRFRSHVTAFRATLEDQAGEPVGKRLGFLLQEMLREVNTTGSKAADAAILHEVVGLKEELERIREQVENLE from the coding sequence ATGATTCGCTCCATGACCGGCTACGGCCAGGCCGAAGGCACCGTGGGCGCCCTGCGCGTGCACGTGGACGTGCGCACGGTGAACCACCGCTTCTTCTCACCGAGCATCAAGCTGCCCGGAGCCTTTGGCCGATGGGAAGCGGACGTGCGCGAAGCCATGCGGCTCAAGGTGAGCCGCGGTCATGTCACGCTGACCGCGCGCAGTGAACGCACGACGGAAAGCGCGCTCGGTGTCGACGAAGCCCGCTTTGCCGCGGCCGTTGATCAGTTGCGCACCCTGCTCACGCGCCATGCCTTGAGTGGTGGAGTGGACCTCGCCACGGTGTTGCGCATGCCCGACGTGCTCGCCGCGCCGCGTGAAGACGACACCAGCGGCACGTCCGCGGAGTTGCTGGCCATTGTCGACCGGGCGCTTGATGGGTTGGCCAGGTCCCGCAGCGAGGAAGGGCTGCGCCTTGCGGCGGTGCTGCACGAGCGCCTGGCCCTCATGGAGCAGGCCATGCAACGCATCGCCGAGCGGGCCCCGGAGCGCCTCATCGCTCACCGCGACCGTCTGCGTCTGGCGGTCAAGGAGTTGACCGACGGCTTGCAGGTCGATGAGGCCCGACTGGCGCAGGAGATTGCGATTCTGGCGGACCGGATGGATGTGGCCGAGGAGTTGGACCGCTTCCGATCGCATGTGACCGCGTTTCGCGCCACACTGGAGGACCAGGCCGGCGAACCGGTGGGCAAGCGTCTGGGATTTCTGTTGCAGGAAATGCTGCGCGAGGTGAACACGACGGGCAGCAAGGCTGCAGATGCGGCCATTCTCCATGAGGTCGTGGGGCTCAAGGAGGAGTTGGAACGCATCCGCGAACAGGTCGAGAACCTCGAGTGA